A genome region from Methylohalobius crimeensis 10Ki includes the following:
- a CDS encoding HNH endonuclease, giving the protein MSFLSLQVLRADTSGMPLEWIGYQEAVKLYYLEQVAYSCGTSLYRIHGGVNARSGEQSVIEVNSIIATYGQGPQAKHHNPAYTPPLTNRTLFRRDNHICLYCGQRLLHRDLSRDHVTPLTQGGADIWTNVVTACKRCNNHKAGRTPEQAGMELLAIPFTPTHAEYIYLQGRRILSDQMAFLRAHFPRRSPLHQRLGMG; this is encoded by the coding sequence ATGAGCTTTTTGTCTTTGCAGGTGCTGCGCGCCGACACTTCCGGGATGCCGCTGGAGTGGATCGGTTATCAGGAAGCGGTCAAATTGTATTATCTTGAGCAGGTGGCATACAGTTGCGGTACTTCCCTCTACCGGATACACGGGGGGGTGAATGCCCGCAGTGGAGAACAAAGCGTCATCGAGGTCAATTCGATCATCGCCACTTACGGCCAGGGTCCCCAGGCCAAGCATCACAATCCGGCCTATACGCCTCCTTTGACCAACCGAACCTTGTTTCGACGCGACAATCATATCTGCCTCTATTGCGGTCAGCGCCTTTTGCACCGGGATTTGTCCCGCGATCACGTCACTCCCCTAACCCAGGGCGGGGCGGATATCTGGACCAACGTGGTGACTGCCTGCAAGCGCTGCAATAATCACAAGGCCGGCCGAACCCCCGAGCAGGCGGGCATGGAATTGTTGGCGATTCCCTTCACGCCCACCCACGCCGAATACATATACCTTCAAGGGCGCAGGATTCTCAGCGATCAGATGGCATTCCTGCGCGCCCATTTCCCCCGGCGGAGCCCGCTGCATCAACGCTTGGGGATGGGCTAA
- a CDS encoding disulfide bond formation protein B, with the protein MTLTPRLGFLVGFLFGATLLAVAAWFQFVEDLQPCPLCISQRAFVLVTTLVLLAGAIHNPASRGRKFYAAGAGAIALGGAAVSARHVWLQNLPEEEVPACGPGLAYVFEHFPLTETLRLLVSGTGECSEVLWTFLGLSIPAWTLAAFLLLTGWSVWNGWCNED; encoded by the coding sequence ATGACTCTCACTCCGCGCCTCGGTTTTCTAGTCGGTTTCTTATTCGGCGCCACTTTGCTGGCGGTAGCGGCCTGGTTCCAATTCGTGGAAGATTTGCAACCGTGCCCCTTATGCATTTCCCAGCGGGCATTCGTACTGGTCACCACCCTGGTATTGTTGGCGGGGGCGATCCATAACCCGGCCTCACGAGGACGAAAATTTTACGCCGCCGGCGCGGGTGCAATCGCGTTGGGCGGTGCGGCGGTCTCGGCCCGCCACGTGTGGCTGCAAAATCTGCCCGAGGAGGAAGTGCCGGCTTGCGGCCCCGGTCTCGCTTACGTGTTCGAACACTTTCCCTTGACCGAGACCCTTCGCCTCTTGGTCAGCGGAACCGGCGAATGCAGCGAGGTTTTATGGACCTTCCTGGGACTCAGCATTCCCGCCTGGACGCTGGCGGCGTTCTTGTTGCTGACCGGCTGGTCGGTATGGAACGGCTGGTGTAACGAAGATTAG
- a CDS encoding EF-hand domain-containing protein → MSVLKIGLAMVLFSSATWAGSTFQNLDADGDGQISMDEAMKQPELTRDFSAIDKNQDGMLDAAEFARFEAATTPEQEQEKRMYEEKGDME, encoded by the coding sequence ATGAGCGTTTTAAAAATTGGATTGGCAATGGTTTTGTTTTCCTCTGCCACCTGGGCCGGCTCCACCTTCCAGAACCTGGATGCCGATGGGGACGGGCAGATCAGTATGGATGAAGCCATGAAACAGCCGGAACTGACACGGGACTTCAGTGCCATCGATAAAAACCAGGACGGCATGTTGGATGCGGCGGAATTTGCCCGATTTGAAGCGGCTACGACGCCTGAGCAGGAGCAGGAGAAGCGAATGTATGAAGAGAAAGGTGATATGGAGTGA
- a CDS encoding retropepsin-like aspartic protease family protein, translated as MKHWLGWMLFFSSITSPYSSELTVPLHDPGSGTFYVTGKLANLAPTQFLLDTGSSYSSIDQATLGLLQQQGEAEYVRSQTGFLANGNRVNVPLYRIQRLAIGTSCRLKNIEVAVFPQSQRPILGLNVLSKLSPFVISVHPPRLTIQGCHPIQTSNEKPRPSLASSP; from the coding sequence ATGAAGCATTGGCTGGGTTGGATGTTATTTTTTAGTAGCATTACCTCCCCTTATAGCAGCGAACTGACAGTACCTTTGCATGATCCCGGTAGCGGCACCTTCTACGTGACCGGAAAGTTGGCCAATTTGGCACCCACCCAATTCCTGCTCGATACCGGCTCCAGCTATTCGAGCATTGACCAAGCAACACTGGGCTTATTACAGCAACAAGGAGAAGCCGAATACGTCCGCTCCCAAACCGGATTTCTCGCTAACGGAAACCGGGTTAACGTCCCCCTCTACCGGATTCAGCGCTTAGCGATCGGAACCTCCTGTCGGCTGAAAAATATCGAAGTTGCCGTCTTTCCGCAAAGCCAACGACCTATTCTGGGATTAAACGTCTTGAGCAAACTGAGTCCTTTTGTCATTTCCGTCCATCCGCCCCGTCTAACCATCCAGGGGTGCCATCCCATTCAGACATCGAACGAAAAGCCTAGGCCTTCCCTGGCAAGTTCTCCCTAA
- the hemJ gene encoding protoporphyrinogen oxidase HemJ, with protein sequence MMWLKAFHLIFMVTWFAGLFYLPRLYVYHAMAEDDTGRERFKIMERKLYFGIMTPGMVLTFLFGFWMLYDYAWAVYASRGWLHAKFALLAGLVVYHLACGKWLLDFKHDRNRHSHLYYRWINEIPVLFLFVIVILATVKPF encoded by the coding sequence ATAATGTGGCTCAAGGCTTTCCATCTGATTTTTATGGTGACCTGGTTCGCCGGACTGTTTTATCTCCCCCGCTTGTACGTCTATCACGCCATGGCCGAAGATGATACCGGCCGCGAACGCTTCAAGATCATGGAGCGCAAACTTTATTTCGGCATCATGACCCCGGGGATGGTGCTGACTTTCCTCTTCGGCTTCTGGATGCTGTACGATTACGCCTGGGCCGTATACGCAAGCCGAGGCTGGCTACACGCCAAATTCGCCCTCCTCGCCGGGCTGGTGGTTTATCATTTGGCCTGCGGCAAGTGGCTATTGGATTTCAAGCACGACCGCAATCGCCATAGCCACCTGTATTATCGCTGGATCAACGAAATTCCCGTTTTGTTCCTGTTCGTCATCGTGATTCTGGCGACGGTCAAGCCATTCTGA
- a CDS encoding TlpA disulfide reductase family protein yields the protein MSPKRPPDLTLTTIQGEKFHLHELRGQPVLLAFWATDCPACLREIPILQAIQQDYGPRGLKIFAVAMPYDPPSRVVAYTQTHALGYPIVLDPVGTIADTFDIALIPSLILIAPDGTLIMQHTGLPDTVGLRNLIEEQLERGEA from the coding sequence TTGTCTCCGAAAAGACCGCCCGACCTCACTCTTACCACGATCCAGGGGGAAAAATTTCACCTGCACGAACTACGGGGCCAGCCAGTCTTGTTGGCGTTTTGGGCCACGGATTGTCCCGCCTGCCTGCGAGAAATCCCCATCCTGCAGGCCATTCAGCAAGATTACGGTCCGCGCGGTTTGAAAATATTTGCGGTGGCCATGCCCTACGACCCACCCAGCCGGGTGGTCGCCTATACCCAAACCCACGCCCTCGGCTATCCGATCGTGCTGGATCCTGTCGGAACAATCGCCGATACCTTCGACATTGCACTGATTCCCAGCTTGATTTTGATCGCTCCGGACGGCACCCTCATCATGCAGCACACCGGCCTGCCGGATACGGTCGGCCTCCGCAACCTCATCGAAGAACAGCTTGAACGAGGAGAAGCATAA
- a CDS encoding chloride channel protein — protein sequence MERQSDLELRPFSAGAMKQRIVFWSGTILVGLCISALSLLSEQTAAEFRQFVHHWPWTVFLVCPLGMAAIVGVMEYWFPGSERSGVPQVRAALTIQDDLTLRSRLVSLRIAAGKVILTNLSLLAGASAGLGGPAIQIGASIMTSLGRLARFPPHYLERGFILAGSAAGFAALFSAPLAGIMFAIEELGRSLEERIESLVLTAIIFAGITAYVILNQYVFLDTAEVQLMDLRNWWAIPVCGVLGGFCGGVFSWLLVQSYRRIARLGRWRQIGLALACGLVVAGLGYASQDLTFGTGYPMLKQILTHPENMPPLYPLQKGAAVFATALSGVPAGLFVPSLTVGAGLGADLSHWLPLTDPLVMILLTMTAYFSGILQSPMTAFVLVMEITDTHNLLLPMMATAFIAAGTSRLLNPAPLYQTLTEGYVLQPPPRT from the coding sequence TTGGAGCGACAAAGCGATTTGGAACTGCGTCCGTTTTCCGCCGGCGCGATGAAACAGCGCATCGTCTTCTGGAGCGGTACGATCTTGGTAGGGTTGTGCATCAGCGCCCTCTCCCTGTTGAGCGAGCAAACCGCGGCCGAATTTCGGCAATTCGTACACCATTGGCCTTGGACCGTCTTCCTGGTTTGCCCCTTGGGCATGGCCGCGATTGTCGGGGTGATGGAATATTGGTTTCCCGGCTCCGAGCGCAGCGGCGTTCCGCAAGTGAGAGCAGCCCTTACCATCCAAGACGATTTGACCCTGCGTAGCCGTCTGGTTTCCCTCCGCATCGCCGCAGGCAAAGTCATCTTGACCAATCTAAGCCTGTTGGCGGGAGCCTCCGCCGGGCTGGGCGGGCCGGCGATACAGATCGGCGCATCCATCATGACCTCCCTGGGCCGACTGGCCCGCTTTCCTCCGCACTATCTGGAACGCGGTTTTATCTTGGCCGGCAGCGCCGCGGGATTTGCGGCCTTGTTCAGCGCGCCCCTGGCCGGCATCATGTTCGCCATCGAAGAGCTGGGGCGATCCCTGGAGGAACGCATCGAGAGTCTGGTGCTCACGGCGATCATCTTTGCCGGCATTACCGCCTATGTGATTCTCAATCAATATGTCTTCCTCGACACCGCCGAAGTTCAACTGATGGATCTTCGAAATTGGTGGGCTATCCCGGTCTGCGGCGTGCTAGGCGGTTTTTGCGGAGGCGTGTTCAGTTGGCTGCTGGTTCAATCCTACCGCCGCATAGCGCGGCTCGGCCGCTGGCGTCAGATCGGATTGGCCCTGGCTTGCGGTCTGGTGGTTGCTGGCCTGGGATACGCCTCCCAAGACCTCACCTTCGGCACCGGCTATCCCATGCTCAAGCAGATCCTGACCCATCCTGAAAACATGCCGCCTTTATATCCCCTGCAAAAGGGAGCCGCCGTATTCGCCACCGCCCTAAGCGGCGTACCGGCCGGCCTGTTCGTCCCTTCCCTGACGGTGGGGGCGGGACTGGGCGCCGACCTGTCCCATTGGTTGCCTTTAACCGACCCTTTGGTCATGATCCTCCTCACCATGACCGCCTATTTTTCCGGCATACTCCAGAGCCCCATGACCGCGTTCGTGCTGGTGATGGAGATCACCGACACCCACAACCTGCTGCTTCCGATGATGGCCACGGCTTTCATCGCCGCAGGCACATCGCGCTTATTGAATCCCGCGCCGCTCTACCAAACCCTGACCGAAGGCTATGTACTTCAACCCCCGCCGCGGACTTAA
- the rpsU gene encoding 30S ribosomal protein S21 — protein sequence MPSVRVKENEPFDIALRRFKRACEKAGVLSEVRRREHYEKPTEARKRKAAAAVKRHLKRLSRERYALENLRRGRSVA from the coding sequence ATGCCCAGTGTTAGAGTGAAAGAAAACGAACCTTTCGATATCGCCCTGCGTCGTTTTAAACGGGCTTGCGAAAAAGCCGGTGTGTTGTCGGAAGTTCGCCGGCGGGAACATTACGAAAAACCCACCGAAGCGCGCAAACGCAAAGCCGCCGCCGCGGTCAAACGCCATCTGAAACGCTTGTCGCGCGAGCGCTACGCCTTGGAAAACCTGCGTCGGGGGCGTTCGGTTGCCTGA
- a CDS encoding GatB/YqeY domain-containing protein, which yields MDVKAHLQQDMKNALKGGDKVRLGTIRLIMAAIKQREVDERIELDDSQILAVLDKMAKQRRESIAQYQEAGRDDLVEKEQAELEVIRSYLPAPLSEAEIDALIEHAKAEVGAQGVRDMGKIMAKLKPQLQGRADLGQVSAKVKAALTRG from the coding sequence ATGGACGTCAAGGCGCATCTCCAACAGGATATGAAAAACGCCCTCAAGGGCGGAGACAAGGTGCGTCTCGGCACCATCCGCCTGATTATGGCCGCCATCAAGCAGCGCGAGGTGGATGAGCGCATCGAATTGGACGACTCCCAGATTTTAGCGGTGTTGGACAAAATGGCCAAGCAGCGGCGCGAATCCATCGCCCAGTACCAGGAGGCGGGACGCGACGATCTGGTGGAGAAAGAGCAAGCGGAGCTGGAGGTGATTCGGTCCTACTTGCCTGCGCCTTTGAGCGAGGCCGAAATCGACGCCCTGATCGAGCACGCCAAGGCCGAAGTCGGCGCTCAGGGGGTTCGGGATATGGGGAAAATCATGGCCAAGCTCAAACCTCAGTTGCAGGGGCGAGCCGATTTGGGCCAGGTGAGTGCCAAAGTGAAAGCGGCGCTCACCCGGGGATGA
- the dnaG gene encoding DNA primase gives MPIAMAGRIPQSFIDELLARADIVEIINARVPLKKTGRNFVARCPFHDEKTPSFSVSPNKQFYYCFGCGVSGSAIGFLMEYDHLTFPEAIETLAAHYGLTVPRENGAGREKDEAERQRLQALYRVNQEAAVFYARQLRETGCSAVEYLRRRGVDGKIARRYGVGYAPPEWEALCRRYDAQLLGEAGLAIAKEGRGHYDRFRDRIMFPIRNRRGQVLGFGGRALGEQGPKYLNTPETPVFHKGREVYGLYEMLQVGGRPSRILVVEGYMDVIALAQQGIPYAVATLGTAATSDHVRLLFHHAGELVFCFDGDAAGRKAARRALEAVLPQLQAGRKVTFLWLPEGEDPDSLVRKEGARAFEERVRQAEPLSSYFFRGLSEDLDLSQMEDRAALLKQARPLLQRLPEGAFRQMMQARLKELAGSREVETRTERNESIQRLPRLRQPRVEERVAALLVHHPRAFACLPDGFREAAKIGRHGELLAQLVLTLEMTPEINSTVLLEKFQANPHLSHLQELLSQEAFQSIEDPQRELLDAVTALNRKIDKLRLKALLGKADREGLTQEEKAELLTLMGGSQGSPLLVDIQ, from the coding sequence GTGCCCATAGCGATGGCGGGGCGTATTCCACAAAGCTTTATCGACGAACTTTTGGCCCGGGCGGATATCGTCGAAATCATCAACGCCCGGGTCCCGCTCAAGAAAACGGGTCGCAATTTTGTGGCCCGTTGTCCTTTCCACGACGAAAAAACGCCTAGTTTCAGCGTCAGTCCCAACAAGCAGTTTTACTATTGTTTCGGTTGCGGCGTTTCCGGATCGGCCATCGGTTTTTTGATGGAGTACGATCACTTGACCTTTCCGGAGGCGATCGAAACCTTGGCGGCGCACTATGGATTGACGGTGCCGCGCGAAAACGGCGCGGGCCGGGAAAAGGACGAAGCCGAACGCCAACGATTACAGGCGCTCTACCGCGTCAATCAGGAGGCGGCGGTTTTTTACGCCCGCCAGTTGCGGGAGACAGGCTGTTCGGCGGTCGAATATCTGCGCCGGCGGGGGGTGGATGGCAAAATCGCCCGCCGCTACGGGGTCGGTTATGCGCCGCCGGAGTGGGAAGCCTTGTGTCGCCGCTACGACGCCCAGTTATTGGGGGAGGCGGGCTTGGCGATTGCCAAGGAGGGGCGCGGCCATTACGACCGTTTTCGCGATCGAATCATGTTTCCGATCCGCAACCGCCGAGGTCAAGTACTCGGTTTCGGCGGTCGTGCCTTGGGGGAGCAAGGACCGAAATACCTGAACACGCCGGAAACCCCGGTGTTTCATAAAGGCCGGGAAGTCTACGGTTTGTACGAGATGTTGCAGGTCGGTGGACGCCCGTCTCGAATCCTGGTCGTGGAAGGGTACATGGATGTGATCGCCCTGGCGCAGCAAGGGATTCCTTATGCGGTGGCTACCTTGGGCACCGCCGCCACCTCCGATCATGTGCGGCTGCTGTTTCATCACGCCGGAGAATTGGTGTTTTGCTTCGACGGCGATGCGGCCGGTCGGAAAGCGGCTCGGCGCGCCTTGGAGGCGGTTTTGCCGCAGCTTCAGGCGGGACGCAAGGTGACTTTTTTATGGTTGCCGGAAGGGGAAGATCCGGATTCCCTGGTTCGTAAAGAAGGCGCGCGAGCATTTGAGGAGCGCGTGCGTCAGGCGGAGCCGCTGTCGAGCTATTTCTTTCGCGGCCTGAGTGAGGATTTGGATTTGTCTCAAATGGAAGATCGGGCCGCTTTGCTGAAGCAGGCTCGACCCTTGTTGCAACGCTTGCCGGAAGGTGCTTTCCGGCAAATGATGCAAGCCCGCTTGAAGGAACTTGCGGGAAGCCGGGAGGTCGAAACGCGTACTGAAAGAAACGAGTCCATTCAGCGTCTTCCGCGTCTGCGGCAGCCACGCGTGGAGGAACGGGTCGCGGCCTTGTTGGTGCATCACCCCCGCGCCTTCGCTTGTTTGCCAGACGGATTTCGCGAAGCGGCCAAAATTGGCCGTCACGGCGAGCTATTGGCTCAATTGGTGCTAACCTTAGAGATGACTCCAGAAATTAATTCCACGGTTTTACTGGAAAAATTTCAAGCCAACCCCCATTTATCTCATTTGCAGGAACTATTGAGCCAGGAAGCGTTTCAATCCATAGAAGATCCCCAGAGGGAATTGCTGGATGCGGTGACCGCTCTCAACAGAAAGATCGACAAGTTGCGTCTGAAAGCGCTGCTGGGCAAAGCGGATCGAGAAGGTTTAACCCAGGAAGAGAAGGCCGAGTTGCTTACTTTGATGGGAGGGTCCCAAGGATCACCGTTGTTAGTTGACATTCAATAG
- the rpoD gene encoding RNA polymerase sigma factor RpoD: protein MNREQQQSQIKELIARGKIQGYLTYSEVNDHLPGDIVDPDQVEDIIAMINDMGIEVLEEAPDDGQLLPDVVVSDDEEAAEVAAALVAADNELGRTTDPVRMYMREMGTVELLTREGELELAKRIEEGQNQVAEALSRFPAVMDHFLESFNRVVEGEVKVTDLISEFLDLSDPSGDGIDNKAMSSSQDDEDNDEVAEENTGPDMEEVQERLALLKSRYKKVLKSLKESGYEDKRTQEAYAALAEIFMEFRRTPQFFKELSRILAKVVAEVRAHERRILNLCVKQARMPRKQFIQTFVGHETDPQWLEQHLKADAPYVDTLKESADEIARLQSKLAAIEKANILKVDQIKDINRRVSIGEAKARRAKKEMVEANLRLVISIAKKYTNRGLQFLDLIQEGNIGLMKAVDKFEYRRGYKFSTYATWWIRQAITRSIADQARTIRIPVHMIETINKLNRVSRQMLQEMGREPTPEELAVRMEMPEDKVRKVLKIAKEPISMETPIGDDEDSHLGDFIEDAKVLSPVESATVEGLRESMQNILSSLTAREAKVLRMRFGIDMNTDHTLEEVGKQFDVTRERIRQIEAKALRKLRHPSRSDTLRSFLEE from the coding sequence ATGAATCGAGAGCAGCAACAGTCCCAAATTAAAGAACTGATCGCCAGGGGCAAAATCCAAGGATATTTGACCTACTCCGAGGTCAATGACCATTTGCCGGGAGATATAGTCGACCCCGATCAGGTGGAAGACATTATCGCCATGATCAACGATATGGGCATCGAGGTGCTGGAAGAAGCCCCCGATGACGGTCAATTGCTGCCCGATGTCGTGGTAAGCGACGATGAAGAAGCCGCCGAAGTAGCTGCCGCCCTGGTGGCGGCGGATAACGAGCTTGGCCGCACCACCGATCCGGTGCGTATGTATATGCGCGAGATGGGGACGGTCGAGCTGTTGACCCGCGAAGGGGAGTTAGAACTCGCCAAGCGGATCGAGGAAGGTCAAAACCAAGTGGCGGAGGCTTTATCCCGTTTTCCGGCGGTCATGGACCATTTCCTGGAATCTTTCAATCGGGTCGTGGAAGGAGAAGTCAAGGTAACGGACCTGATTTCCGAGTTCCTCGATCTGAGCGATCCGAGCGGTGATGGCATCGATAACAAAGCCATGTCTTCATCCCAGGACGATGAGGATAACGACGAGGTTGCCGAGGAAAACACCGGGCCGGACATGGAGGAGGTTCAAGAAAGGTTGGCCTTGTTGAAGAGCCGTTATAAAAAGGTGCTCAAGAGCCTCAAGGAATCCGGTTATGAGGATAAGCGCACCCAGGAAGCCTACGCGGCGCTGGCCGAGATTTTCATGGAGTTCCGCCGTACGCCCCAGTTCTTCAAGGAGTTGAGCCGAATCTTGGCCAAGGTGGTAGCGGAAGTCCGTGCCCACGAAAGACGAATTCTCAACCTCTGCGTCAAACAGGCGCGGATGCCGCGAAAACAGTTTATCCAGACCTTCGTCGGTCATGAGACCGATCCCCAATGGCTCGAACAACATTTGAAGGCGGATGCGCCGTATGTCGATACGCTCAAAGAATCGGCGGACGAAATCGCGCGCCTGCAGAGTAAGCTCGCCGCGATCGAAAAGGCGAATATTCTAAAGGTCGACCAGATCAAGGACATCAATCGGCGCGTCTCCATCGGCGAGGCCAAGGCGCGTCGAGCCAAGAAAGAAATGGTCGAGGCCAATCTGCGGTTGGTGATCTCGATCGCCAAGAAATACACCAACCGTGGCTTGCAGTTCTTGGATCTGATCCAGGAAGGCAATATCGGCCTAATGAAAGCGGTCGATAAGTTCGAATACCGGCGCGGGTACAAATTTTCCACCTATGCGACCTGGTGGATTCGGCAGGCGATCACCCGTTCGATTGCCGACCAGGCACGCACCATTCGCATTCCGGTGCACATGATCGAGACGATCAATAAGCTTAACCGCGTGTCGCGCCAGATGCTCCAGGAAATGGGGCGCGAGCCGACGCCGGAAGAGTTGGCGGTACGGATGGAAATGCCGGAAGACAAGGTGCGCAAGGTGCTCAAAATCGCCAAGGAGCCGATTTCCATGGAGACCCCGATCGGCGACGATGAGGATTCTCACTTGGGCGATTTCATCGAGGACGCGAAGGTGTTGTCGCCGGTGGAGTCGGCAACCGTGGAAGGCCTGCGCGAGTCGATGCAGAACATTTTGTCCAGCCTTACCGCGCGGGAAGCAAAGGTATTGCGTATGCGCTTCGGCATCGACATGAATACGGACCATACCTTGGAAGAGGTTGGCAAACAGTTCGATGTCACTCGCGAGCGGATTCGACAGATAGAGGCCAAGGCGCTGCGCAAGTTGCGGCATCCTTCCCGTTCGGATACATTACGCAGCTTCCTGGAAGAGTAA